Proteins encoded together in one Ferroglobus placidus DSM 10642 window:
- the cdhB gene encoding CO dehydrogenase/acetyl-CoA synthase complex subunit epsilon codes for MAVKKEDKYPVARRYQIADVQVSREATAVKPQVVVNLIKKAKHPVLITGGQLLKDEKLVEIAVKFYEKGIPIIATGGSSKPLIEKGVNPQSVVFTLHQVTQFLLDEEWKGFDGKGNYDLVLFMGFLPYYLSRMLSALKHFSKITTVALEEFYQPHAKFSFTNLTANKDMYYSMLEEIVNNL; via the coding sequence ATGGCTGTGAAAAAGGAGGATAAGTATCCGGTTGCGAGAAGGTATCAGATTGCAGACGTTCAAGTTAGCAGGGAAGCTACTGCTGTAAAGCCTCAGGTTGTGGTAAATTTGATAAAGAAAGCTAAGCATCCGGTTTTAATTACTGGCGGGCAGCTTCTTAAGGACGAAAAGCTCGTGGAAATAGCGGTCAAATTCTACGAGAAGGGAATTCCGATAATTGCCACTGGCGGATCGAGCAAACCACTCATTGAGAAGGGCGTGAATCCGCAATCGGTAGTGTTCACCCTCCACCAAGTAACTCAGTTCTTGCTCGACGAAGAGTGGAAAGGCTTCGACGGAAAAGGAAACTACGACTTGGTCCTCTTCATGGGCTTTTTGCCTTACTACCTATCGAGAATGCTTTCAGCCCTGAAGCACTTCTCGAAGATTACCACCGTAGCTTTGGAGGAGTTTTATCAGCCTCACGCGAAATTTAGCTTCACGAATTTGACTGCCAATAAGGATATGTACTATTCCATGTTGGAGGAGATTGTAAACAACCTGTGA